One window from the genome of Asterias rubens chromosome 11, eAstRub1.3, whole genome shotgun sequence encodes:
- the LOC117296981 gene encoding ornithine carbamoyltransferase, mitochondrial-like, with amino-acid sequence MAAGTFSRLTSAVLQSGCKASGVLGLGKKRVCVAAMHGNIAGQSDPKQTSFVGKHFLTLRDFNKHDIEQLLWTAADLKERIKMGGEIYQPLVGKAAALIFEKRSTRTRMSSETGFAALGGHPSFLTQNDIHLGVNESLRDTARVLSGFVDLIFARVYRHEDLITLTEEGSVPIVNGLSEIYHPLQSLADMLTLQEHYGSLSGLTLAWVGDGNNIIHSIMMAAPRLGINLKLATPKGYEIFPEVMADTVKFAKEANTEVFVTNDPMEACHNADIVVTDTWISMGQEEEKVERLKAFKGYQVTKKMTDVMVKDWTFLHCLPRKPEEVDDEVFYSKNSLVWPEAENRKWTVMAVLLSLLKDHTPSTPKPSF; translated from the exons ATGGCAGCTGGAACATTTTCTCGGCTAACCTCTGCTGTGTTACAGTCTGGTTGCAAAGCGAGTGGTGTTCTTGGACTGGGGAAGAAACGAGTTTGTGTTGCGGCAATGCATGGAAATATTGCTGGACA ATCAGACCCTAAGCAGACCTCCTTTGTCGGCAAACACTTCTTGACCCTCCGagatttcaacaaacatgaCATCGAGCAGCTACTGTGGACGGCAGCGGACCTGAAGGAGAGGATCAAGATGGGTGGGGAGATTTACCAGCCTCTTGTGGGTAAAGCAGCCGCCTTGATCTTTGAGAAGAGAAGTACAAGGACGAGGATGTCATCAGAGACGG GTTTTGCAGCCCTGGGAGGCCATCCATCTTTTCTTACTCAGAATGATATACACCTTGGAGTCAATGAGTCACTGAGAGACACAGCCAG agTCCTGTCAGGCTTTGTAGATCTGATATTCGCCAGGGTCTATCGTCATGAGGACCTGATTACATTAACAGAGGAGGGCTCTGTGCCAATAGTTAACGGCTTGTCAGAAATCTATCATCCATTGCAGTCATTAGCTGATATGTTAACATTACAG GAGCATTATGGGTCACTGAGTGGGCTGACGTTAGCCTGGGTTGGTGATGGAAACAATATCATCCATTCTATCATGATGGCAGCACCACGCCTAGGAATCAACCTCAAGTTGGCCACGCCTAAG GGCTATGAAATCTTTCCTGAGGTGATGGCAGATACAGTCAAGTTCGCCAAGGAG GCAAACACTGAGGTTTTTGTCACCAATGACCCAATGGAAGCCTGTCACAACGCAGACATCGTTGTTACTGACACTTGGATTAGCATGGGCCAGGAAGAAGAGAAGGTTGAGCGCTTGAAGGCTTTCAAAGGTTATCAAGTCACAAAGAAG atgacGGATGTGATGGTGAAGGATTGGACCTTTCTCCATTGCCTGCCAAGAAAACCGGAAGAGGTTGACGATGAGGTGTTTTATAGTAAAAACTCCCTTGTGTGGCCAGAGGCGGAAAACAGGAAGTGGACTGTCATG GCTGTTCTACTTTCCCTGCTGAAGGATCACACTCCCTCGACTCCTAAACCATCTTTCTAA